The Acinonyx jubatus isolate Ajub_Pintada_27869175 chromosome A2, VMU_Ajub_asm_v1.0, whole genome shotgun sequence genomic sequence ATGGAGTGGATTGAGAAGAACAGATTTGCacttattgaataaataagtcatgggaaggaaaagtagaggacagggaatatggtcaataattTTGTAGTTTTGTATAGTGACAGCAATTACACTTTttatggtgagcattttgtaatgtatgcAATTGTTGAATCCCCATGTTGCACACCTGACACGAATATATAGGTCAGTATGCTTCTACcaaaaaatgagtgaatgaatgaatgaatgaatgaatgaataataaaaagtCCCACAATTATCAGTCATCATGACTGTGAAGACGAAAGTTAGGCCCATCTTCCAGATTGCTTGTTGTCCTTCAAACCCTCCCTCCTGCTGAGCTCTTCTCAGGGGCAGGGCAGCAACCACACACACCATCTAATTTCCTGATGGCAGCTGAGCAGCTCAGGCAGGCTCCACCGAAGGCCTCTGTGCCCTCAGACTGGCCAACCCTCGGTTGGACCAGGTTCTGGAGAAGGGATTGGCGTTTGGATGCATCCATTAGAAATATGGCTCAGTCTTTGTATGAGCAGGGTGATGTTTGCCATTCACCTGTCCTCCCTGTTGGACTTTTCATCCATTGTAGCCCACGTGGCCagtctttctgtcttcctgtagAGGTagggtgtggatgtgtgtgtctTGCCCAATTCCTTCCTACTTGGCTCTCCTGATAATTCTTAATCTCCACATTAGTCTGCATCTAGTTTGAAGTATTTGTGGATGAACGTGCTGCCATTTCAGACACTTTATTATTGTCAAAGTCCCAAGTCACAAGGGTCCTCAGAAATTTGGTCCATGACCATTCTTCCTCATGAAGTTCATTTCCATTTCGGGATCAGTATATGAATAGAAGCAGACATATGGCCCGTTTTTTAACCTTACGCATCAGGTCATTTCCACGAAATTCAACTAGGCTCCCAATTCTTGTAGTTTCTCCCAGTGAAGGTAAAATGAGTGGATCAAAGACTCAGCGGAATTCTTTGCAGAATGAGCCTCTGAGTGAAGAGAAAATACTAATGTTTACAAAAAATGATTCCCGTTCTGTGTTTGTAGAGAAGCAGAAATTTCACAGCAATGGAGATCTGACCCAAATGCAGGAAGGGTTTTTGAGGTGAGTGACACTTGTAAGGGAGGAATGGGGAATGTTGGCGATTGTGAGACTAGCCTGAAAGTAGAGAACAGGTGTAAACCTAGCGCAACAACCGTGTAGTCAAAACTTTCACAAAACGAAGTTTTTATAAATGCATTCTAGGTATTGATCATCTGAAAAACCATTGCGTTGTTAAAAATGGTCAGGGAAAACTATAGGTAAGAAACCCTGAACGTTATGACTCTATTTGAGTCCTCAGGAGAACAGTAAGCTTGAACCATTTTGCAATCATGCAGATAGTGCCACAACCATACTCAGTCATTGAAAATGTCCATTATGTAGTCCAATAATAATTAATAAGCATCAATAGATCATTAATTATTAAAGAGATCACTTCTAATCACTATTCCCTTACCATGTATCTTCCTATTTTGAACAGCAGTCCTTTGTTGGAGTGTCTGTGAACGTTTTGAAGGAGATCAATGTGGAGAAACCCTGAACTCGATTACAAGTCTTACTGTGCATGAGGGGTGTCTTACTGGAGGCAAATCCTGTGAATGTGCTAAGTGTAGGGAAACCTTTACAGATGTTTTTTTCCTAGGGAATCTGCAAAGATCTCACCCAGGACTCAAATCTAGTCCCTGTGAGGAATGTGGGCCGGCCTGTAGCTCCGTCTCAAGCCTCAGCACTCAGGTGGGTGCAGACCTTGTAGAGAAATCCTATGAAGGTCAGGACACCGGGAGAGCATCGGAGACATACGCAAAGAGTCTGAGTAGTAAAAAATCTCTAGAGTGCAAGAAATGTGGAAAAGCTTTcacttgcatttcttcttttcaggGTCATGTGCAAAATGACCATGCATGTGACACGTGTGGGAAAACCTTCTTATATCACTCCTTCCTTACACGTCATATGAGAACTCACACTGGGGCTAGAACCTCTCAATGTCAGGAGTGTGGGAGAGCCTTCGGGTATAAGTCAAGCCTGCAAAAACATGTGCGGACCCATGCTCGGGAGAAACCCTATAAATATCAGCCGTGTGGGAAAGCCTTCCCTGGTCAGCACACCTTCCTTGTACCTGGGAGAACACCTACAGGGAATGGATCCTgggaatgtaaagaatgtgggacAACTTTCAAGATACGTCTACATTTTGAATGTCACATGACCACACACAATGTAGTGAAACCCTATGAATGTGGGGAGTGTGGCAAAGCTTTCAGGCATCACCCAAACCTGCGAGTACATATGAGGACACACACTGGGGAAAgaccctatgaatgtaaggaatgtgggaaatctttcCAGAGGTATGGTCATATTAAACGTCACATGACCACTCACAGTACATTGAAAACCTATGAATGTAAGGAGTGTCGCAGATCCTTTCGGGATCAATCATACCTGCAAGTACATATGAGGACGCACACTGGGGAAAGGCCCTTTGAATGTCAGCAGTGTGGAAGAGCCTTCCGGAATCACACAGACCTGCGAGTGCATATGAGGAGACACACTGGAGAAAGACCGTATGGATGTCAGCAATGTGGGAAAACCTTCAGATATCATTGGAATCTGCGAAATCATGTGAAGATACACACGGAGGAGAGACCCTATGAATGTCAAGAGTGTGGGAAAACGTTCAGGTATAAGTCATGCCTGCGAGAACATATGAGGACGCACACTGGGGAAAGACCGTATGAATGTCAGGTGTGTAGGAAAACCTTCAGATATCATTGGAATCTGCGAGAACATGTGACAATACACACAGGGGAGAGACCCTATGAATGTCAGGTGTGTGGGAAAACCTTCAGGTATAACTCATGCCTAcgagaccatgtgaggacacacacTGGCGAGCAACGCTATAAATGTGTGCATTGTGGAAAAGCCTTCAGTCGTAAGTGCACCCTTGTACTACATACTGTGAGAAATCACGCAGGGGTGGAAACTTGGAATGTAAGGAATGAGGGGAAGCTTTCAGGAAACATCGACCTCTGAACATTACAGGACCACACACAAGGTAGTGAAACCCTATTAATGTCAGGAATGTATCAGAGCCTTCATGTGTCACACTGATCTATGGATACATACGCAGACACACACTGGGGAAAAACCCTGTAAATGTCAAcactgtgggaaagccttcacaTCTCCTTGAAACTTGGGAGCACATATGAGGACACATGCTTGGGAGAGATCCTAGGAGTGTTAGCAGTGTGGGAATACCTTCAGGTGCCCATCACTGTGGAAGTACACATACGGACACATGTTGGGGAGAGACCTTTTGAGTATATAGAGTGTGGGAAAGTTGTCAGTTAGCTGCAAAATGTTCAAGGTCATTTGAAAACACACAGCGCAACTAAACCCTATGAATGCAAGAGGTGTGGGAAGGCATACAAGTTCTTCTCATCTCCTCAAGTGCATATGAAGAAACACCCTGGGGAGAGATCTTGACAAATCACCGATCCCTTCAAGAACACACCAGGCTGCACAGTGGACAGTAAGCCTTTGTATGTAAGGACTCTGGTAAGACCTTCAAGTGTCCCAGAGACCTGCATGTACATGTGATGACCCTCAGTGGGCAGAACCTTACGAATGACTGctctgtgggaaagccttcaatTGTCCCTCTTCCCTTCAAGGACACACATAAACTTAAGCACCATGGAAAAGCCTTCAGGTATCCCAGGAATCTGTGAGCATAGACACACTGTGGCATAGCATTTATCCTCCTTTAAATTCTTATTGAAAATGTGAGCCAGTACAATGGAGATGATCCTGAATGGACACAATTTTGGGAAAACTTCAGGTATAGaacttcatgtattttgttcATGAAAATTCAGGTGggagagaaatattttcattgttgtgATTATGGTTTTGAGTTTCCAGGTGCCTCTTCCTTGATTGGGACCCTAAGTGTATGAATTCCTAGTTCGTGTCACTGATATGAACACTGATGGTTTTAGGTGGCCTTCTTTGTCCTCTACATCTGTGTGACCTAGATGTTGTTACCTCAGACTTGAAGTAATCACACGGTTATGTACCATATGTCTCTTTCCCATTACAATGTCTTTTGGACTGGATGTGATAAAAAGGTGTCTGTTGTTGGTGTGTACATACAACTTTATAtacttctacaaaaaaaaaatgtcttgaattATACATTCCAAAAAGTTCCTGTTAAATTATCATGACATGAGACCCCTCATTGTTGAAAGTTATTTTCTGTCCTCTGTTGTGATACCGGAATAATCTGGTTTTGTGTCTGCTcttcttttcagtctttattaATGAAAGATACATTTTCACatcacttctctttttcttcagtttaaaaatattttttaaaatgtttattttagagagagagagagagagagagagagagtgaacaagtgggggagaggcagaaagagtgggagacccagaatccaaagcaggctccaggctctaagctgacagcacagaatccaatgcaggactcaaatctatgaactgtgagatcttgatctgacccaagtcagacacttaaccatctgagccacccaggtacccatttTTCATGAAGTTTAAAATTATGATATTGGTTTAGCTTTACTGGGACTAATTATTGGTGtctttggttgattttgttgTAAATTATGACTTTGAAGGACATCCCTTTGGACCATGACtcagttttgcctttttgtttccatGAGCAGTGACTGGAGTGGAAATACAAGTGGGATgctttcctctttcccccagGAGGTAAAGTCTGttgtggggtggggatgggtgtcCATCTTCCTGTCAAATCCCTGTCTCCAGATTTCCCTGTGATCAGCTGAATCCTACCTGGTGAAAGGAGGGAGGACCACCACGTCCAGGGGTAGTAAATCTTGGAATGGAGATCAGGGGGCTCACCATGGTCCTGGTAGGTAAACTCAAATCGAACTAGGCTGAGGACACTTTAGTGCAAAGTGCTAACAAGAACCAGGTGTAGTCTCAGATATCCTCCAGCATCTTCCGTGAAATGGAACCAGGCTTTGCTTTTTTGTGTGACAGAGATGGAGCAAGAAAGCCCACTGTCTGGGTCCAGCCCCTGTGGTGAAGGACAGATTTGTTGGCTCAGTTCCCCATGGCCTTGTTCCTCAGCTCATGGATGCTCAGAGTGTGGGCCACCCACAGTTCAGGGGCCTGTGGAGAGGACAGTGGCCTGGGTAAAGTTTGGGTAGGAAAGGGGTGTTGTTGGGCAGTGTCAAATGAAGAATCCGAATTGAGTAAGGAGAGTCCTGTATTGAGCAGAATGATTGCATAGCCTGGGTGGGGGGATAGGCACTGTTGCACTGGGGGCAGGGGCCGTGTAGTGGGAGCAGAGTTGCTGTTGTATTAGAGGCAGTGACTACATCAGTGGGGAGAACACAGTGATCATAAGACCTGCAGGTgtctgaaggcaggaaaggagTAAACAAACCGGGCATAAGAAGGTGTGGTGCTGACATGGTGGTTCCCTGAGGCCAGCCTGTCCTCCTGTCCCCCAGGAGGGGctgtgtgtggctcagtctgagAGCAAGCCCATGTTAAGGgtctggaggaaggagaaaagccaAACCAAAGTGGGACTAGCCAGCTTTTGTGCCCCTGTTCAGTGGGACGAACAGCTGAGCTAATCATGGATGAGCCACAATGTGTGGACTTGGGAGGTCTACACCTGGTCCTATCATGGCTGAACAGGGGGACTTCCTGTGAGTCTTCTCCTggtctgatgggggaggggccctCGTACATCCTGCTGTTTTCCAGACCcaaacagggtgggggagggagtgccTTTCCCTTCCACTGAGGTTTTCCAGGGAGAACAGGGCTCAGGTAGGCATCTGCAGGTCACCTGTCACCTGTGAGTAGCACAGTCCCTAAGCACTGATGGCTTTCTTTTATGCCAGCCTCATGTTTAGCAGGTGTAAAGTTACTGaattctttctgcctcctttcttccccttcaggGCAGAGGGTAGTAAATGTGTCAGGTCTTTCCTGTTCTTGCTGACTCAGGTTACTCTGAGACTTATCCAGAGAATGTTCACTGGGGAAAAGTGTCTCAGAACAAAAAATGCATGGATTCCCACACCTTCATGCCAGGTGGGTGTAGTCATGGATTAAAAGGATTGAACCAAATGCTAG encodes the following:
- the LOC106982161 gene encoding zinc finger protein 14-like encodes the protein MRTHTGARTSQCQECGRAFGYKSSLQKHVRTHAREKPYKYQPCGKAFPGQHTFLVPGRTPTGNGSWECKECGTTFKIRLHFECHMTTHNVVKPYECGECGKAFRHHPNLRVHMRTHTGERPYECKECGKSFQRYGHIKRHMTTHSTLKTYECKECRRSFRDQSYLQVHMRTHTGERPFECQQCGRAFRNHTDLRVHMRRHTGERPYGCQQCGKTFRYHWNLRNHVKIHTEERPYECQECGKTFRYKSCLREHMRTHTGERPYECQVCRKTFRYHWNLREHVTIHTGERPYECQVCGKTFRYNSCLRDHVRTHTGEQRYKCVHCGKAFSRKCTLVLHTVRNHAGVETWNVRNEGKLSGNIDL